A window of Carassius gibelio isolate Cgi1373 ecotype wild population from Czech Republic chromosome A3, carGib1.2-hapl.c, whole genome shotgun sequence genomic DNA:
TGTCGGCTGGAGGTGAGGGGGGTCACTCTTGCCTGtcttcaaaacttgagagccctgtgtttatatatattttgcgtGGGCTATACAGGCATCGCCATCGCTAGCGTGTGTGAATTACCCGTGTCTCTCTCTACAAACAATGAAGCTGGGTTTAAACAGCATTTAACCCCTCGTTGCTGAGAAATATAATCTAGTTTTAGTATTGAAAAAGTCGTGTTTCTGTGTGTGCGCAGCATGATCTCCGATCTCTGTCAATTTATGAAAACATTCTTCAGAAAACTAAgagtataataattaaatatatatttgtatctgaacaattaaaaaagattatatactgtatagataCAGTatccattttacatttttgttttaatatgcatGCTCTACAGTACATAATCATTCTTAAATGTTcggataaaaaatatatatattgttatacaattagtatgattgggggggggggggggggggtattggcAGATTAGATAATCCGAAAATTAAAAATGGCACGTATTCACTTcatcataaatataaaacacaccGGACATTTAATCGTCGTGCATGTGACCCTCTCTTCAGCACAAAAGGTTGCCGACCTCAGCATTACATGTCAGTTCACTGTGTTTTCGTaatgctattgttttttttttcttttttgctgtttgtttgttttttaaatatagaaaaatctgtaagaaataaatgtctttttcttttttaattgtgtgtgtgagcTCGGATCTCCTGCAGTCAGACTCACTGTTCTGGACGATGTCCTGcatcttcttccagactctgaaGAGCAGGTTTCCCAAGTATCGTGGCACATGAATCAGAGCTCCAGAAGGAGTCTGTGGATCCGGCTGTGATGAGATCTGGACTCTGGAAGAACATTCAGGATCAGAACTGAAGTGACTTTGgatcagaagcagagagagaagATCACTCACCTTTCCATCGAGACTGGAAACTTCTGCAGAACAAACACACCATTGATCATCAacaactcaatcaatcaatcaatcaatcaataaatcaatcaatcactgATCTGAAATCAGACCTTCAGAAAGCAGACGTCACTGGCGTTCATCATCTCCTCCATGTCTCTGATTGAGAGTGAAAGAGCTGAGATGTGTGTGTTGATCTCCTCCAGCCTCTTCTTCATCATCTGCTtcttctgctcctcttcctctctcagtgCAGTGATTGTAGCTTCTTCTTCATCTCTGAGAAACGGATGAAGCGTCTCAAACTGCTGTTTAATCTGATGCTCTGTGTGCTCAGCTTGAGACTGAAATCAAACCACATTCACTTCAATCATCTCCATCAATCATCTCCATCAACACACATCAACACAATCACATCATTCAGATCTGAGAGAGACATATAACGATCCAGAAGCAGATCTCTGCTCATCATTTACACAAATAATCAACTGGGgactgtttcataaaacaagttcaCCAAATAAGCAGAGGCAGGCTAAACTGAGctcctcaaatatatatatatatatatatatatatatatatatatatatatatatatatatatatatatatatatatatatatatatatatatatatttattaattttttgtatttttttaattgctccaaatttaatataaacagaaaattcaacttaaataaaacataaacaaaccgacaagactttattttaagatatttgcaAATATTTTAACATGGTGCTACACGTGTATTCAGTTGGGAATATTAACTCATTTGAGATAGTAGATTTGATTCACAGTTACTGctatcattaaaaaaacatttatatgtagGATTAAGACTCTACATGTGTCACATTTAATGtcaaataagaaatatttgatcagaatgcatattttattgGAATTATTGCACTATTATTCTGTTGCGTTCCAACAGTTTAGCACACAGCAGCGCTCATTCACTCACGTAAGCCTCGTCCACTCCtgacagcaaaatatatatatatctgcatgACTTTCTAACATTTATAGATGAAAAATATACCTGTGACGTGTCAGttatacagtgaggaaaacacaacgtctcaaatgcattaaacagaactgctgtacaggtgcatctcaataaactagaatgttgtggaaaagttcatctatttcagtaattcagctcaaatattaactaaattcagtgcacacagactgaagtagtttaagacccttcctccagactctaggaccttggtttccaaatgaaatactaaacttgctctcatctgaaaagaggactttggaccacaggacaacagtccagttcttcttctccttagcccaggtaagacgcctctgatgttgtctgtggttcagaaaattcctcgacacgtctgtgtgtggtggctcttgatttcttgaccccagtctcagtccattccttctgaagttcactcaaattcttgaatcgattttgcttgacaatcctcataaggctgcggttctctcggttggttgtgcatatttttcttccacactttttccttccactcaactttctgttaacatgcttctGTTAACATGCTGTTAACTTTCTGTTAACAGCACTCTGTGagcagccagcttctttggcaataaatgtttgtgtgcattgaaattatttaatacacaagtttcacaatttgagttgaattactgaaatgagcttttccacgacattctaatgcACATGTATTTGCTGTTTGTCGTGGTGAATCGCTTTGATCCATGACTGACATTAAGGGCTGCTTAATACGCCTGAACATTAAATGATTTTGACTCGTTGAACTGGATCATATTAGTGAACTTAAATTGTTGTTTATGGAACCGCTTTATCTCGTCTGATTGTTAGGTCATTCAATTCAGGTTTTGGACTTTAATTATTCTTAATGTCTTTTAAGAAACAACCCCGGAGTCTATTCTATTAAATATATCCGAATTCTATCTAGTGATCATGCAGCTGTAATGTAAATGACTCTGGACTCTGTTTCCTCACCTTGATATTTTCAACTGTTTCCTCAAACTCTCCTTTCATAGTTTCATTGTGTTTCAGTTTTCTTTGTAATGTTTTCAGTGCTGTATTGAGCTCCTCCTataattgaacaaaaatacattaaacatcAGATTACAGTAAAAAAGAAGACTATTCAgtgatattattatataatgaatTTAGTGCAAAAGTATACtgatttctaatgtttttgtGACCATatactaaattaatttagtattaattatttgttttaaaatatctgTTGTAATCTGTTGTAAAATAGATGTTTAGAAAATGTCTATTGTATCTTTATGAGTAAGAATGTGTGTAAATCTGCTTTTCTGAGACATTTGTCAGATGTTTCCCAGATCAAGTACTCTTATCAGACATCTTAGAGACGTACCTGTGCAATCTGGGTAATAATGTTCTGCAAAAATGATTTATGTTTTTACATAACTTAGATTTTTAGTTTGTAAGCCAAAAAGTTTAATGGACCCAGAAATATGAAAGCTGGACTAAACCAAGTGTGCCGCACAAGTCTTGAAATGTGAAGCCAAAATGTTTCGATCACCCCAGTATAGGCCATAGACCCGCCCTCTCCACGTGATCTAATGGGACGTGAGAcaagctaaataataaaatatcacttCAAATATAATAATGGGTTGCGACTCCACTCCAGAGACTCGGGTCTCGAATCAATATTTCCGAGCTCTGTCCGAACATTGGCAGCTTTACTGTTCTTCAGAGGACGAGTGAAAGTGTGTCGTCCATCTTTTTGACTAAACACAAGCAGTCCTGGTCACTGCAGCACTGCTCAATCAGATCAACTCTTCAGAATGCTTTTCAACAGCGTGACGTTTAAACTCATTTCTCTTACCTTATATGATGAAACCACTTCATCGATGGGTCTGAATTTGTGATTGTCGTGTTTCTTTGAGTTAATACACACTAAACACACCGGCTGTTTGTCCTCCAGACAGAAGAGCTTGAGTTTCTCACTGTGTAAACTGCAGATCTCCTCAGATCCTGATGAACGAACCTCATTCCTCTCCTTCAGGAACGACTCGCACAGGTTTTTTAACACTAGATTAACTGGAGGATTGTCTCTTGAGGATCTTCTCCTGCAGACGGGACACTCCTGAGTTCCTTTGGTTCTCCAGAACTGATGAAGACACTCTTTACAGACACTGTGACTGCATGACAGAAACACAGGAGTCTTGAAGATATCACAGCAAACAGGACAGATATAATCTTCTTCAGACTGTGAAGCCATTGTTTTCTCTTTGAGCTGCAACAATCTaacctttactttcactttctggaTGAAGTCCGTTTGAAAAATGAATCACTGGAATCACAAAGATCTTCAGTCTGTCTGTTCAGAAATAAACTAAGCACAATTCCTTTTTGAAAGAGTTTCTCTTGGTTCTTCGGCGATGaatctttattgtttttgtcagtaGAGAAGAGAGTCAGTTTCTCAGAAAGGAGATAAGATGACACGTCAGTCTCTTCCTGGTAAGAGCTGTGAGAGGAGGAGTCTAtgaagaaaaacaacatttatttaatgcaatatttGCTCATATTTCTTggggaataaaaataaataaataaataaataaataataataataaattggcaTACCTATTGGTAGATTTAGATTTATAGCCcactctgtgtgttttttttttttgtgtttttttttttttttttttgtaagttttaaatCTTCTTATATTTGACAAAGTGTGGATTTATAATGTCTAAGTCTGAATATAAATGATGTGCACCTAGTGTGTTTACTTGATACTCTTATGTTCACGATCATGTTGTGTAATATTGTTTTGAGTCTGTTTCTCCTCTAGATGTCAGTGAAGCCACTGattctgaaaaataaacaacTATGTATTCAATTAAAGAGTTCAACAATGACACTACATCTTCTGTAGAGCTACTTTAGAGCTGAAATAACagctattaaaatattaaatttagtacaataaaacacttcatttaaaaataacacaatatattaatatttacatttaataatttgtcaGACATgtttatccaaaacaacttacaCATGAGGAGAACAACTATCTATCAATCACAATCATATATTGAGATCAACAGTCTCATACTCAtgtgatgaaatgatgaaatATGAAGAAAGATGAAAGCAGCAAGATGCAGATCTGCAGGAGTAATGATAACTGATACTGATCGCTAAGATCCTCAGAGAGTTataactgaagaagaagaagagagagagagagagagagagagagagagagagagagagagagagtgtgtgtgtgtgtgtgtgtgtgtgtgtgtgtgtgtgtgtgtgtgtgtgtgtgtgtgtgtgtgtgaaggagctTGTGAGAGTAAGCTATACATCATTCTGAACTGCAAAGAgtttacttgtgtttgtgtgctctcacaacatcaacaaaaccttctgcttttttaaaataaggaACACATTATGTTGAATTATTTTGATAACTCTGATTGATCGAGTCATGACACATTCGTTTGTATAAAATTGTTCTGATTCTTGTCAACATGCACTAACACCTGTACCTTTTCAGCGCTCGCGTCTGATGCTGAGGCGAAGTTTAAGTGCAAACTATTTtcacataaatgttttaaaagactATTTTACAAGATTATCTTTACCTCAGTACGTATTTAGGCTACTATTTAATGAATAACTGCAGACTCATATTTCTGGTGCTCCTGCTCCTTTAAAAACAACAGCCAATAAGATTGAGCGGGAGGGTTTAACAAGGCTATTCTGAGATGATGTATCAGTTTCCCTCTTGTTGTTTATCTTAGTGAGATTGTAAAATTGTATTATCTGTTTATTTCCCCATAATTCTTGCCATTGTGTCAGTACAGGAAGTCCAGATGCTTGTTTTGATCATTAGTCAGATCTTTACACtccttaaacatttaaaaatgaacacgGCAGCTCATTGGCTCTCACgtacttcctgtttcctgtttagATGAGAAGCGCGCCTTTACGAAGAGACTCAAGACTtttagcaaacaaataaaatcctTCTCTGAAGTTCACACAGAATTATAGCACAACCATAGCGCTCATCTGGAAGAATTTCTACAGAATGAAGGAAACCGCGAGAAAAGGTTGGAAGTTTATCATGGCATTAATACTGTCACACAAGATAAAACGAATATAATTAGTgtcattcattatttaaaatacagtaaatggttaaacatttatttgtcctACATGGACCTGTTGTTATAAAGCTGccgtatatttatttatttttatttattttattttacatttataagccAAATCCCAAAATTGTATGGTGTGACTCTCAAGCATGCCTCAATAAATTACAACTTTTATAAATTAAAGAGGAAAagcataaaaacaaatattatagaagaaaaaaaaaatcaaccataTATTTCTGAAATCGTAGGAACTTATTTGATCTATTTTGTCACTGAAAACCatgtcctgtggtgtgacatCATATCCTGTTTTTAAATCGAATCGGGCAAATCAACAGACAACTTTAATTAGCTGAAAGACCCTTTTCAAGGTCATGTTACTGAAGCCCCCTCTGAAGCCCATCACATGTGCACCTGGTCAATTTCGGTCtcagaattaaaatatttaacctTTTGGaatgacttattattattattattattattaaaaacggCTAAACTACATAATCatgtaaaattatgaaaatgtttcttGTAAACTGCTGAGGACAGGTTAGCTCAGAAGAGAAACGTCACTCTTTCAGTAACATACTGAGGGTCTGAAATTttcttgattattattttttttattattattttttttatatatattttctgtctaAATATCTCTTGAAAATGTCCAAcaattaatgagaaaaaaatattcctaatttcttttttaataaataacactATACAAAAATGTTTCTAACAATGGTTAAATATCTCTCATGCATACTATGGCATTTACCATTACCGAATCTCACTACTGAACTGTACTGTACTGTGCATACCTCCGTGGAATCGAGCCTTTATTATTATAACGTTTACACATAGTGTTCAAACTGGGATctgaatattttaatgttttaagtcTCCTCTTTTAAAATATCGAATATTTCAAGTTCAGAcatactttcccaaaagaacGCGCCGAGCGATCAAAAAAGGAACATGTAACTGCGGACTCGGTCTGCTCTATACCCCTCTGCTGCGAGAGCTCATACGAGAGTGGTTGCCAGATGACAGGAGTTTAAATCCCCGAATCAGAGCTTGGCTGTTACAAGGACACATTTTCTGCCTGGTGCTTACTTATTTTATGCAAACATTCACACGTGATTACTCTTCATTTCGGAAGCGCCGCCGACGATGATCTGTAAATCTAACAACAAGCTGGAGTTTAGAGATCCAATCATGAACGCGTCGTTCAGAGGGTCTGTCTTCTGCAatgaggtctctctctctctctctctctctctcatatatatataatataatataatataatataatataatataatataatataatatagctaTGTGCAAC
This region includes:
- the LOC127942509 gene encoding E3 ubiquitin-protein ligase TRIM35 isoform X1, whose product is MASQSEEDYICPVCCDIFKTPVFLSCSHSVCKECLHQFWRTKGTQECPVCRRRSSRDNPPVNLVLKNLCESFLKERNEVRSSGSEEICSLHSEKLKLFCLEDKQPVCLVCINSKKHDNHKFRPIDEVVSSYKEELNTALKTLQRKLKHNETMKGEFEETVENIKSQAEHTEHQIKQQFETLHPFLRDEEEATITALREEEEQKKQMMKKRLEEINTHISALSLSIRDMEEMMNASDVCFLKKFPVSMERVQISSQPDPQTPSGALIHVPRYLGNLLFRVWKKMQDIVQNKSERRLVLLGRSGVGKSAAGNTILGQKEFRSEISVTAVTCECSAAHTTVSDRSVTVVDIPGFTDTQMKHEGLMTEIMKSVDLSSPGPHAFLIVFPVNLRFTEHDQRILEQTEMMFGQEVLKYSIILFTYGDQLKGKSIKDLIKRNSRMRHLVQESGDRYHVFNNEDQNNREQVTDLLQKIDTMIEKNGGYYSHQMLEEAQRRREDTRRGRGEKTAPKSKSGKCV
- the LOC127942509 gene encoding E3 ubiquitin-protein ligase TRIM35 isoform X2, which produces MASQSEEDYICPVCCDIFKTPVFLSCSHSVCKECLHQFWRTKGTQECPVCRRRSSRDNPPVNLVLKNLCESFLKERNEVRSSGSEEICSLHSEKLKLFCLEDKQPVCLVCINSKKHDNHKFRPIDEVVSSYKEELNTALKTLQRKLKHNETMKGEFEETVENIKSQAEHTEHQIKQQFETLHPFLRDEEEATITALREEEEQKKQMMKKRLEEINTHISALSLSIRDMEEMMNASDVCFLKKFPVSMERVQISSQPDPQTPSGALIHVPRYLGNLLFRVWKKMQDIVQNKRRLVLLGRSGVGKSAAGNTILGQKEFRSEISVTAVTCECSAAHTTVSDRSVTVVDIPGFTDTQMKHEGLMTEIMKSVDLSSPGPHAFLIVFPVNLRFTEHDQRILEQTEMMFGQEVLKYSIILFTYGDQLKGKSIKDLIKRNSRMRHLVQESGDRYHVFNNEDQNNREQVTDLLQKIDTMIEKNGGYYSHQMLEEAQRRREDTRRGRGEKTAPKSKSGKCV